DNA from Longimicrobium sp.:
GGTCGCGCGCGGCGAGCGCCTCGCGGGCCACCCGCACGCGCTCGCCCGAGAGGCCGGGCAGCGACAGGTAGCGCTCCAGCCGCTCGCGGGTCTGCCCGGCGTTCTCGCGGTAGAAGTCCAGCCAGCGCGCCCGCTCCCGCGCGTCGGCGGCGCCGGCGGCCTCGGCGAGCCCCACCACGGCCTGGTAGCCGTCGCGGTCGATGTTGAGCACCAGGCCCAGCCCCGCCAGCTCGCGCGCGGCCAGGTCGCGGGTGAGCGCGCGGCTGTCGCTGCCGAACTTGAGCATCGCCGCCGTGCCGAGTGCCGCGATCAGGAGCAGGAACGCGACGGTGCCGCGCAGCTTCCAGGCGAAGGGCCAGTCGCGGATGGAGAGCATGCGGACGCGGTCCACGGCGGGACGTACAGGAGCCATGGGGGACTTCGGAGTGGCAGGGAAGGTTGTCGCGTGGGGAAACGCTGCCGCGTGGGGGAACGATGCGTTGCGGCGCGGACGCAAAGCTATGCTAGACAAGGCCAAAAGGCAAGGCGGCGGCCTCCGTCCGGGCTTCCGTCCGGGGCGACTGAAGTCGCAGCAACCACTGCAGGAAGCCTCCTGCGGAGGCTGCGGGGCGAGGTGCCGCGCGTGCGGGCGGGGATCGACGCGGGGGCTGTCGAATCCTGGTCGCGGTTGAAGCCTCGCGGGGTTTGCGAGGCTTTCTGCAGTTGTAGCCGCGGCTTCAGCCGCCCGCGGACGGAGGCAGGACTGTGCCCCCTCGTTGCGCTTCCTCGTGCCCGGATGTACGCTGAACCCTCGTCTCCATCCACCCCGAACCGCTCCGCCGATGAAAGCCCTCGCCGCCGTCGCGCTCCTCCTGGTCCTCCCGGCGGGCGCCGCGCTCGCGCAGCAGACGCCCTCGCAGCGGCTCGCCCAGCTCTTCGCCGACGAGTGGGAGTGGCGCCTGCGCGAGAGCCCGCAGCTGGCCACCGGCGTGGGCGACCGGCGCTACAACGACCGCCTGGCCTCCGTGGGGCTCGCCGACCAGCAGCGCCGCCTGGCCGACAACCGGCGCTGGCTGGAGCGGCTGCGCGCCATCCCGCGCGACTCGCTCGCGCCGGCCGAGCGCACCAACTACGACATCTTCGCCTTCGTCAAGCAGAGCGACATCGAAGAAGCCGAGCTGCTCGACTACCTGATCCCCATCACCAACCGCGAGGGGTTCCACACCTACTTCCCCGAGCTGGGGGACGAGGTGCCGCTGCGCACGGCCGAGGACTACCGCAACTACGTCGCCCGCCTGCGCGCCTTCCGCCGCTACGCCGCCGAGCACGCCGAGCTGATGCGCGAGGGGATGCGCCGCGGCTTCGTCCTCCCGGCGGTCTCGCTGGAGGGGATCGAGGGCACCCTCCAGCCGCACATCGTCGACGACCCCACGAAGAGCCTGCTCTGGAAGCCGTTCGCCAGCTTCCCGGCCTCCGTCCCCGAGGCCGAGCGGGCGGCGCTCGCGGCGGCCGGCCGCGAGGCGATCCAGCAGTCCGTGGTCGCCGGCTACCGCGACTTCCTCAACTTCATCACCAGCGAGTACCGCCCCGCCGCGCGGCGGACGCTGGGCGCCTCGGAGCTGCCGAACGGGCGCGCCTACTACGCCCAGCGGGTGCGCTACTACACCACGCTCGACGTCACCCCCGACCAGGTGCACGAGACCGGGCTGCGCGAGGTGGCCCGCATCCGCGCCGCCATGGACTCGGTGATGCGCGCCGCCGGCTTCCGGGGGAGCTTCCGCGAGTTCGTGCAGATGCTGCGCACCGACCCGCGCTTCTACCCGAAGACGCCCGAAGAGCTGATGGAGAAGAACGCCGTCTTCCTCAAGCGGATGGACGGCGAGCTGCCGAAGCTCTTCGGGCGGATGCCGCGGATGCCGTACGGGATCCGGCCGATCCCCGACTACATCGCCCCGCGCACGACCACCGCGTACTACAGCCAGCCCGCGGGCGACGGGACGCGCGCCGGCTTCTACTGGATCAACCTGTACGACCTGAAGAGCCGGCCGCTGTACGAGATCGAGGCGCTGGCGAGCCACGAGGCCGTCCCCGGCCACCACCTGCAGCTCGCCATCCAGCAGGAGCTGGAGGGAGTGCCCAACTTCCGGCGCTACGGCGGGGTGACGGCGTTCGTGGAGGGGTGGGCGCTCTACGCCGAGAGCCTGGGGAAGGAGCTGGGCTTCTACACCGACCCGTACAGCGAATTCGGGCGCCTCTCCTACGAGATGTGGCGCGCCTGCCGCCTGGTGGTGGACACCGGCATCCACTCGAAAGGGTGGACGCGGCAGCAGGCCATCGACTACATGGCCGAGAACAGCGCGCTCACGCTGGTGAACATCACCAACGAGGTGGACCGCTACATCGCCTGGCCGGGGCAGGCGCTGGCCTACAAGACGGGGCAGATGAAGATCCGCGCGCTGCGCACCGAGGCCGAAGCGGCGCTGGGCCCGAAGTTCGACGTGCGCCGCTTCCACGACGTGGTGCTGGGCAGCGGCTCCGTCCCGCTCACGGTGCTGGAGACCAACGTCCGCGAGTGGATCGCCGCCGAGCGGGCGCGGTGATCGGGCGGGAGCTGCTTCGAACCGCGGATTCGGGCATGTCCCCCTGAAGGGGGCCGGGCTGCGCGCGCCGTAGGCCTGCAAACAACGCAGGCCAACGGCGCCGGGCCCGCGTCGGCCGAAACTGCCCGGCCGCCACGGTCCCGGCCCTCCGGGCGCGCATCCCTCATGCGGGACTTCGTCCCGTGAGACCACGCCGTCATTCTGAGGCCCGAGCACACGGGACCGGCCTCGGCACGAACGACCGCAGGGCCGAAGAATCTTCTCACCTCGCCACGTGGGCCGGGCGCGGCAGCGGCACGGATGCCCGCTCGCCCCATCCACCATTGTTCATCCCGGGTCCGGTATGACACCTCCGACCCCTTCCCCCACCCGCTGATGCGCATCCGGACCGTCTCCCCGCTCCCCGTCCTGCTCGCCGCGCTCCTCGCGGCCGCCTGCGCCCCCGCGGCCCCGGCCGGACCCGCGCCCGCACGCGGCGCGAACGTGCTCCAGGCGCTCTTCGACTCCGCGATCACCGTCGCCGCGGTGTACCGGCCCGAGCACGTGCTCCCGCTCAGGCCCGCGCTCGCCGGCGCGGACGGCCGGGTGCGCGTGGCCACGTACACCAGCTGGAGCGGCTACCGGCCCGACAGCACGCTCACGCTCGCCCGCGACGTGTGGGTGACGGTGGTCCCCGAGGTGCGCGACTCCTGCCGCACCTTCCGCGAAGACGTCACGCTGCGGCTGGAGCAGCTCCTGGGGCTCCCGCCCGGCGCGGGGTACGACCGCGTCGCCGAGCTGAGCGTGCGCGTGGAAGACCTCTTCCGCCCCGCCGCCGACCCCGCCGTCGGCACCACGCGGCCGTGCCCGGACAGCGTCAGCGGCGGCTGCGGCACGAGCTTCCCGCCCGGCGTCGCCCCCGGGCACGTGCGCTGGATCGCCGACGCCACGCTGAACCTGTGGCGCATCCCCCAGGGCTACCCCTGGACGCGGCTCGGCTACACGTACAACTGGCACCCCGGCTCCCCCCGCTACGGCGCCTCAGAGTACGTCGTCCGCACCGGCTCCACCGTGCGCGTCCTCTCCGTGGCAGCTACCGCGGAGTACTGCCGGTCCGGAGGCTGAGCGGCCCCGGTGCCGGGCCTCGCCCAGGGAGCAAACCTGGCCCTGCAGCCTCGCGTGGTTTGCGAGGCTTCCTGCCGTTGTAGCCGCGGCTTCAGCCGCCCCGGCTGCCGGGGGCGCGGCGCGGGCGCTGAAGGAGACCGGGGCGAGCGACGCCGACGCCGCCTCGGCGAGCTGGGCGGCGTCCACCTGCGGGCCCAGCGTCCAGAGCGCCTTCGCGATCCCCTCCGCGTCGGTCTCCGCGGCGGCCGGGCTCACGCGGCCGCCCCCGCTCTTCACCGTCCAGGCGACGCTCGCCCCGGGGACCGGGTTCCCGAACCGGTCCACCACCCGCACCACCAGCGAGTCCACCGCCGCGCCCGGGCTCCCCTCCCGCACGCTGCTCCCCACCACGGCCAGCGCCGCCGCGGGCCCGGGGCGGGCGGTGGCCCGCGCGGTGGCGCTCGCCTGCGGCTTGCCGGTGAAGTAGTCCACGGCGCTCACCTCCACGCGCTGGCTGTCGGCCGTCGAGGTGCCGAGCGTCCAGCGCGCCTCCGCCAGCCCGTCGGAGTTGGTGAGCACCGTCCCGGACGTGATGGTGCCGCCGCCGGAGACCACGGTGAAGGTGATCGCCTGGCCGTAGATCGGCCCGTGCCGGTCGTACGGGCGCACCACCAGCGGCTGCGGGAGCGAGGCGCCGGCCTCGCCCGACTGCGCATCGCCCGAGACGATCTCCAGCCGCGTCGCCACCCGCGTGGGCGGGACCTGCGCGTCGCACGCGCCCAGCAGGAGGGCCGCGAAGAGGGAAAGGAGGGTCGTGGTCCTGCGCGTCATCGAGGGTCCTTCGATCGTGCGGTGTCACGCCGATCAACGTTTGTTTCGGGGCGCCCAAGCTATCACCGCAAATCCGCCGCCGCACCCTGGCCCGGCATCTCGCCGGCGAGGGGCGGAAGAAGGTCGACGGGCGGTGGACGAGCCTGCGCTCCTCCACCGCCCGTCGACCACGCCGCGCCCTCCCGGCCGCGCCGGCGGTCTATACCGGCCGCGGCACGTCAGCAGGTCCCGTTCGCGGTACATCCGACCTCGCAGCTCGCGCAGCCGGTCTGGTCGGTCGGGTCGGCGCACGCGATCTCGTTGCTGACGCAGTCGCACGAGTACTCGCACGTCATCTCGTCATCCGTCATGCTGAAGTCCACGCAGTTGTCCCCGCAGCCGAAGGGCCCTCCCGACGTGTCCCAGAGTCCCCGCACCGTGCCGCGCTCCGCCGCATCGCTTTCGACCTCGAATGTCTCCACCCGCAGGTCGTCCAGCTTCAGCTCCAGCTTTTTCATCTTCGCGCTCCTGGTATGAGAGGGCTGCACGGGCGTGCGAGCCTGCCCGAGACCATCCCGGGTGTTCGGAAATCCACGCCGGGCCGGACCGTCCCCGAACTGAGCAAATGTGTATCATGTCCTCTTCCGCGGTCCCGAAACGTGCGTTCCTGGGGCGGGCCGGGTCAAGTGTCCTTCCCGCGAGCTTCCGTGGTTCCAGTCGCGGCGCCGCGGCTCAAACCTGCCTCCGCGCTTGACATCCCCAGCCGCGGCGCGGCAGTTTGACCCGATGACGAGCACGGAGACCTCGCGGGAGCAGGAACTGCTCGACCGCTTCCGCGCGGGCCAGCGCACGGCGCTCGCCCGCGCCATCAGCATGGTGGAGGACGGCCGCCCCGGCTTCGAGCGCCTCCTCCACGACCTGCACCCCGACATGGGGCGCGCCCACCGCATCGGCATCACCGGGCCGCCCGGGGCGGGGAAGTCGACGCTCGCGTCGAAGCTGGCGCTGGAGTACCGCACGGCGGGCGAGAAGGTGGGGATCGTGGCCGTCGACCCCACCTCGCCGTTCACCGGCGGGGCGCTGCTCGGCGACCGCATCCGGATGAACAACATCTCCACCGATCCCGGCGTCTTCATCCGCTCCATGGCCACCCGCGGCGCCCTCGGCGGCCTGGCGACCACGACGAAGGAGGTGGCCGACCTGCTGGACGCCTACGGCTTCGAGCGGGTGGTGCTGGAGACGGTGGGCGTGGGCCAGTCGGAGCTGGAGATCGCGGGGACGGCCGACACCACCGTGGTCGTCCTGGTCCCCGAGTCGGGCGACTCGATCCAGGCCATGAAGGCGGGGCTGATGGAGATCGCCGACGTCTTCGTGGTCAACAAGGCCGACCGCCCCGGCGCCGACCGCCTGGCGCAGGAGCTGGAGGTGATGCTGCACATGCGCCTGGGCGACATGCCCCAGGCCGCCGGGCACCACGGCGTGAGCCTGCGCACCGTCGGCAAGGCGGCGCGGGAAGGAGCACGTCAGGCAGCGCTGGAGTCCGGCTCCTGGGCGGTCCCCGTGCTGCGCACGGTGTCGCAGAGCGGAGAAGGGGTCGAGGAGCTGTCCCGAACGCTGGACCGGCACCGGGTGTACTTGACCGACTCCGGCGAGCTCAGCCGCCGGCGCCGCGCGCGCCTGGCCGAGCGGGTGCGCGCCGTGGTGGAGCGCCGGTTGCAGCGGCTGGCGT
Protein-coding regions in this window:
- a CDS encoding Ig-like domain-containing protein gives rise to the protein MTRRTTTLLSLFAALLLGACDAQVPPTRVATRLEIVSGDAQSGEAGASLPQPLVVRPYDRHGPIYGQAITFTVVSGGGTITSGTVLTNSDGLAEARWTLGTSTADSQRVEVSAVDYFTGKPQASATARATARPGPAAALAVVGSSVREGSPGAAVDSLVVRVVDRFGNPVPGASVAWTVKSGGGRVSPAAAETDAEGIAKALWTLGPQVDAAQLAEAASASLAPVSFSARAAPPAAGAAEAAATTAGSLANHARLQGQVCSLGEARHRGRSASGPAVLRGSCHGEDAHGGAGADDVL
- the meaB gene encoding methylmalonyl Co-A mutase-associated GTPase MeaB, whose amino-acid sequence is MTSTETSREQELLDRFRAGQRTALARAISMVEDGRPGFERLLHDLHPDMGRAHRIGITGPPGAGKSTLASKLALEYRTAGEKVGIVAVDPTSPFTGGALLGDRIRMNNISTDPGVFIRSMATRGALGGLATTTKEVADLLDAYGFERVVLETVGVGQSELEIAGTADTTVVVLVPESGDSIQAMKAGLMEIADVFVVNKADRPGADRLAQELEVMLHMRLGDMPQAAGHHGVSLRTVGKAAREGARQAALESGSWAVPVLRTVSQSGEGVEELSRTLDRHRVYLTDSGELSRRRRARLAERVRAVVERRLQRLAWRSGRGGEILDESLPALEAGEASPYEVAERIVSELGIPPR
- a CDS encoding DUF885 domain-containing protein, which translates into the protein MKALAAVALLLVLPAGAALAQQTPSQRLAQLFADEWEWRLRESPQLATGVGDRRYNDRLASVGLADQQRRLADNRRWLERLRAIPRDSLAPAERTNYDIFAFVKQSDIEEAELLDYLIPITNREGFHTYFPELGDEVPLRTAEDYRNYVARLRAFRRYAAEHAELMREGMRRGFVLPAVSLEGIEGTLQPHIVDDPTKSLLWKPFASFPASVPEAERAALAAAGREAIQQSVVAGYRDFLNFITSEYRPAARRTLGASELPNGRAYYAQRVRYYTTLDVTPDQVHETGLREVARIRAAMDSVMRAAGFRGSFREFVQMLRTDPRFYPKTPEELMEKNAVFLKRMDGELPKLFGRMPRMPYGIRPIPDYIAPRTTTAYYSQPAGDGTRAGFYWINLYDLKSRPLYEIEALASHEAVPGHHLQLAIQQELEGVPNFRRYGGVTAFVEGWALYAESLGKELGFYTDPYSEFGRLSYEMWRACRLVVDTGIHSKGWTRQQAIDYMAENSALTLVNITNEVDRYIAWPGQALAYKTGQMKIRALRTEAEAALGPKFDVRRFHDVVLGSGSVPLTVLETNVREWIAAERAR